From the genome of Methanobacterium petrolearium, one region includes:
- a CDS encoding DUF4013 domain-containing protein, with protein sequence MSIGQVFKDVLCYPFTDFKKFLKVFLMYLGFFLVIPVLMALGYSLRIIKSTILGFDDLPDFDDSSNLIEDGLKYVGANIIYNIPLYIVIGILVVITASDRLNLIMNSYSLLTITAIVGYLISIVSVPAVANMAYEDRFGAVFDFKRIFTVIKNMGWAKYLLYLLVYALIVEILTLAISSISPYLKLSMGSISGLAVYLLLSLLLNSYLIVIGGRFRGIIYSAGMGDELHTNAIVEQNNAE encoded by the coding sequence ATGAGTATCGGGCAAGTGTTTAAAGATGTACTGTGTTATCCTTTTACGGATTTTAAGAAATTTTTAAAAGTTTTTCTCATGTATTTGGGGTTTTTTCTAGTCATACCTGTTTTAATGGCCCTGGGATATTCGTTGCGAATTATTAAAAGCACCATCCTTGGATTTGATGATCTGCCTGATTTTGATGATTCTAGTAATTTGATAGAGGATGGTCTGAAATATGTGGGGGCTAACATAATTTATAACATACCATTGTATATCGTTATTGGAATTTTAGTAGTGATTACTGCTTCGGACCGGCTTAATTTAATTATGAACAGTTATTCTCTCCTAACCATAACTGCTATTGTAGGATACCTGATCAGCATTGTATCAGTCCCGGCTGTGGCAAACATGGCCTATGAAGACAGATTTGGAGCGGTTTTTGATTTTAAAAGAATTTTTACCGTGATAAAAAATATGGGATGGGCAAAATACCTACTATATTTGCTGGTATATGCTCTGATAGTTGAAATATTAACTCTGGCTATAAGTTCCATCAGCCCCTACCTAAAACTATCCATGGGATCGATTTCAGGTTTAGCAGTATACTTACTACTTTCCTTATTGTTAAACTCATATCTGATTGTTATTGGGGGTAGATTCAGGGGAATAATTTACAGTGCAGGTATGGGGGATGAATTGCATACCAATGCCATAGTCGAACAAAATAATGCAGAATAA
- a CDS encoding FmdE family protein: protein MEEPIQIADFSEVTKFHGHSCPGIAIGYRASEIAVHEFFSRAVDEEMVAIVENDSCSVDAIQFVTGCTLGKGNLIFKDHGKHVYTFLNRDTGKALRISLKSSSDERDPEFAEARKKAFSDSATKKDLEEYEKIRNKTTEKILEAPVQELFEVEWVDMEFPEEARIFRSVRCAKCGELVSEHRIRVENGKMVCIPCFHNYSRA from the coding sequence ATGGAAGAACCGATTCAAATAGCTGATTTTTCAGAAGTAACTAAATTTCACGGTCATTCGTGTCCAGGAATAGCCATAGGATATCGAGCAAGCGAAATTGCCGTTCATGAATTCTTTTCAAGGGCGGTAGATGAGGAAATGGTGGCCATAGTGGAGAATGACAGTTGTAGTGTGGATGCTATCCAGTTTGTCACTGGTTGCACCCTGGGTAAGGGTAACCTTATATTTAAAGACCATGGTAAACATGTTTACACCTTCCTGAACCGTGACACAGGAAAAGCACTGCGCATATCTTTGAAGAGCAGTTCAGATGAAAGGGATCCTGAATTTGCTGAAGCCCGTAAAAAGGCGTTTTCTGACTCTGCCACCAAAAAAGACTTGGAAGAATATGAAAAAATACGAAATAAAACCACTGAAAAGATATTAGAAGCTCCAGTACAGGAACTTTTTGAAGTGGAATGGGTAGATATGGAATTTCCAGAGGAAGCCAGAATATTCCGGTCAGTTCGCTGTGCTAAATGTGGTGAACTAGTATCTGAACACAGAATCCGGGTAGAAAACGGGAAAATGGTTTGCATACCCTGTTTCCATAACTATTCCCGGGCATAA
- a CDS encoding nitrogenase reductase, translating to MLNLPKIIISGRGGSGKSTLVTLLAQQLKKHGKVLIVDSDESNLGLGGMLGIEPASKTLMDYLGGKPLVMDKLMSMIREKNSEQVEFFTDSDLDSLSSEFVHWNGSGGLMQIGKIEHTMEGCACPMGAIAHDFLKHLMVGEGEWVLIDTEAGVEHFGRGIVEGADAVLVVVDPSNDAVLLAEKAAKLTEEAGKDFGVVLNKVDEKTQPVLEEMLEAKDLEIKGVLTYSPDLAQTNLRGEPLELTSANDELDKLITRIAS from the coding sequence GTGTTAAACTTGCCGAAGATTATTATCAGCGGTAGGGGTGGCAGTGGAAAGAGTACTCTGGTAACTCTCCTAGCTCAACAACTGAAAAAACATGGAAAAGTACTTATTGTAGATTCAGACGAGTCTAATCTTGGGTTAGGGGGGATGTTAGGTATTGAACCTGCATCAAAAACTCTTATGGATTATTTGGGTGGTAAACCATTAGTAATGGACAAATTGATGTCCATGATCCGTGAAAAAAACAGTGAACAAGTTGAATTTTTCACAGACTCTGATCTGGATAGTTTATCATCAGAATTCGTTCACTGGAATGGATCTGGAGGTTTAATGCAAATAGGGAAGATAGAACATACCATGGAAGGTTGTGCCTGTCCAATGGGTGCCATTGCCCATGACTTCCTGAAACACCTCATGGTAGGTGAAGGGGAGTGGGTTTTGATCGACACAGAAGCAGGAGTAGAACATTTTGGTCGGGGAATAGTGGAAGGTGCAGACGCTGTTCTGGTGGTAGTGGACCCATCTAACGATGCAGTATTATTAGCCGAAAAGGCAGCTAAACTAACTGAAGAAGCAGGAAAAGACTTTGGAGTCGTTTTAAACAAAGTTGATGAGAAAACTCAGCCGGTTTTGGAAGAAATGTTGGAAGCAAAGGACCTGGAGATTAAAGGGGTTTTAACTTATTCACCTGATTTGGCCCAAACAAATCTTAGAGGAGAACCTTTAGAATTAACCTCTGCCAATGATGAATTGGATAAATTGATAACCAGAATCGCCTCCTAA
- a CDS encoding flavin reductase family protein → MQLKNFKRESIIPLPVTFISTLSPDGVRNVAPYSCLMPILRPFDLICVATAGVMRDTFENMQATEEFVVSLPGVDLVDKVIPTAKFVPPEVNEYELAGLEEKPSQKIETPGVDGCYAWMECKLHKIVAEEYDNFPYALVVGKVVHLEIRDDIYNPENGSWDVKKAQPLMMTESNQGMHFCTVKDMDWFEPYGAMFPNGKDPLAGMYED, encoded by the coding sequence ATGCAACTTAAAAACTTCAAAAGAGAATCCATAATACCTCTGCCTGTGACCTTCATTTCCACACTCAGTCCAGACGGAGTGAGAAATGTTGCCCCCTATTCCTGTCTAATGCCTATTTTACGTCCATTTGACCTCATCTGTGTGGCTACGGCTGGGGTGATGAGGGATACCTTTGAAAACATGCAGGCCACTGAAGAGTTCGTGGTGAGCCTCCCTGGAGTAGATCTGGTGGATAAAGTGATACCAACAGCCAAATTCGTTCCACCAGAGGTAAATGAATATGAATTAGCAGGATTGGAAGAAAAACCCAGCCAAAAAATTGAAACACCCGGAGTGGACGGATGTTACGCCTGGATGGAATGCAAACTTCACAAAATCGTGGCTGAAGAATATGACAACTTCCCCTACGCACTGGTAGTGGGGAAAGTAGTGCATTTAGAGATACGTGATGACATATACAACCCCGAAAACGGTTCATGGGATGTAAAAAAAGCCCAACCCCTGATGATGACAGAATCCAACCAGGGAATGCACTTTTGCACCGTGAAAGATATGGACTGGTTCGAACCCTATGGTGCCATGTTCCCCAATGGTAAAGATCCTCTAGCTGGGATGTACGAGGACTGA
- a CDS encoding DUF4013 domain-containing protein codes for MFTAYVIIPGIFVAGYTLRVTRNTIRGDSEMPEFNEWLSMFIDGLKVIAVTIMYYLVPAIILILGVGQFYLVLYAYDVADLSLINWPWLITGVLLFIPFIMFYMIAIANMAYHNSLAAAFSMGKIWQRIRAIGYGRFIVWWLATMIVSAIFASAGQFIEMISSIVGFFMVPLLIDSFIALFQARSMGLIYREELNTENNSNEPVIGDKSVQKD; via the coding sequence ATGTTTACTGCCTACGTGATCATTCCAGGAATATTTGTTGCAGGTTACACTCTGAGAGTGACACGTAATACCATCCGGGGAGATTCTGAAATGCCAGAATTCAATGAATGGCTTTCAATGTTCATTGATGGTCTTAAAGTTATCGCAGTCACCATAATGTATTACTTGGTACCTGCAATAATTCTTATTTTAGGAGTAGGGCAGTTTTATCTGGTATTATATGCATACGATGTGGCAGATCTGAGTTTGATAAACTGGCCGTGGTTAATAACAGGTGTGCTCCTATTTATTCCTTTTATCATGTTTTACATGATAGCTATTGCCAATATGGCTTACCATAACAGTTTAGCAGCTGCATTTAGTATGGGTAAGATATGGCAAAGGATCAGGGCCATTGGTTATGGCAGATTCATTGTCTGGTGGCTGGCTACCATGATTGTTTCAGCTATTTTTGCATCTGCAGGGCAATTTATTGAAATGATCAGTAGCATAGTTGGATTTTTCATGGTTCCACTCCTGATTGATTCGTTCATAGCTCTTTTCCAAGCCCGATCCATGGGATTAATCTATCGTGAAGAATTAAACACAGAAAATAATAGTAACGAACCTGTTATTGGAGATAAAAGTGTTCAAAAGGACTAA
- a CDS encoding DUF4013 domain-containing protein, translating to MDMGDIIVNSFKYPLSNWKRFLLFGLIVLIYELPVQIISKYSNVLLYSLLLIIPVIIAYFLMMGYQLQVIGRSIKREDEIPALNKWSQMFIDGLKVFIVSFIYGIGPAIVLVFGLVLILTGSTVAKVIGAIVLMIAFLLFIVAYLILMMALPNMAYYGDTSAGLRLGEIYRKIKKIGRLEYVLIFIILMIVVVLLAFAAGFISLIPIIGSVIASFTLIPFSNLFTARAYGLIYKETLDEEVENPQLQVENPLETEIP from the coding sequence ATGGATATGGGTGATATCATTGTAAATTCTTTTAAATATCCACTTTCTAATTGGAAAAGATTCTTACTATTCGGTTTAATTGTTTTAATTTATGAACTGCCAGTTCAAATTATTAGCAAATATTCAAATGTCTTATTGTATTCACTTTTGCTCATAATTCCAGTTATAATAGCTTACTTTTTGATGATGGGCTACCAACTCCAAGTGATTGGAAGATCTATAAAAAGGGAGGATGAGATTCCGGCACTGAATAAATGGTCTCAAATGTTTATTGACGGATTAAAAGTATTCATTGTGAGTTTTATTTATGGAATTGGCCCTGCAATAGTATTGGTATTTGGTTTGGTTCTAATACTCACCGGATCGACTGTTGCAAAGGTCATAGGAGCGATTGTACTCATGATAGCATTTTTGCTCTTTATTGTGGCATATCTAATTCTGATGATGGCTTTACCCAACATGGCCTACTATGGTGATACATCAGCAGGACTGAGATTAGGTGAAATTTACCGCAAAATAAAAAAAATAGGCAGATTAGAATATGTGCTGATATTCATCATACTGATGATTGTCGTTGTCCTATTGGCATTTGCAGCAGGATTTATATCTCTTATACCTATAATAGGATCAGTTATAGCATCATTTACACTTATACCTTTCTCGAACCTATTCACTGCCAGAGCATATGGTTTAATTTACAAAGAAACCCTGGATGAAGAAGTTGAAAATCCTCAACTTCAGGTTGAAAACCCACTGGAAACCGAAATTCCCTAG
- a CDS encoding ABC1 kinase family protein: protein MPFSRKGVDYPRLKEIIQALMKYQFDNVVGELELKGSRWGDLLYKYDSSIDLDATAPERLRMVFEELGPTFIKLGQMMSTRPDLVGQQMATEFTKLQDDTLPFDFDTVKLIVENEFDKPLSEVFQVFGKKQLAAASIGQVHSAVLKDGALVAVKVQRPGIQDTVEKDLLIMHHLADLINNRISSLRVFNFPEIVDEFEKSIRKEMDYTLEARNAENFQANFAGNNGIRAPIIFQEYSTSLVLTMEFIQGTKMSQVMENQEGFDTKLLAKRVAQSYFQQIMLDGFFHADPHPGNMYVLEDKVVCYIDFGMMGHIDQDFMQNLAELFIQVIDYKVDAIINQLIYMDVIDDYVDRSSLKRDIMDILDHYYGASLNEMHMGNILSDLAIPLITKYQARIPPEFTLITRAVTLIEEVAHTLDGEFDATAQFKPMVRKLLLKKFSPKNMADLFKDNMFEMEHLVKNLPRNINRMVAKIDNGEIRVKYSDELSEDIERTSNKLVVAIIIAALLLGSSWIIQIDKGPMVWGMPLLGFLGFAASGVLGLSLIIYIISYRKI, encoded by the coding sequence ATGCCATTTTCCAGAAAAGGAGTAGATTATCCTCGTTTAAAAGAAATCATTCAGGCGTTGATGAAGTACCAGTTCGATAACGTGGTGGGTGAACTGGAGTTGAAGGGTTCTCGCTGGGGAGACTTATTATATAAGTATGATTCCAGTATTGATCTGGATGCCACAGCTCCCGAACGGCTTAGAATGGTTTTTGAAGAATTAGGTCCCACTTTTATTAAATTGGGGCAGATGATGAGCACCCGGCCAGATCTGGTAGGTCAACAGATGGCAACTGAGTTCACCAAACTGCAGGACGATACTCTTCCCTTTGATTTTGATACAGTGAAGTTGATTGTGGAAAATGAATTTGATAAACCATTATCTGAAGTATTCCAGGTATTTGGAAAGAAACAATTAGCGGCTGCTTCCATTGGCCAGGTGCACAGTGCGGTGCTCAAAGATGGGGCCCTGGTGGCGGTTAAAGTCCAGAGACCCGGTATTCAGGATACAGTAGAAAAAGATCTCCTTATAATGCATCATTTAGCCGATTTAATCAATAATAGAATTTCCAGTTTAAGGGTGTTCAATTTTCCAGAGATTGTGGATGAGTTTGAAAAATCCATACGTAAAGAGATGGATTATACTCTGGAAGCCAGGAACGCGGAAAATTTCCAGGCTAATTTCGCTGGAAATAATGGTATCCGTGCACCAATTATATTCCAGGAATATTCCACTTCCCTGGTTTTGACCATGGAATTTATTCAGGGAACCAAGATGAGTCAGGTGATGGAAAATCAGGAAGGGTTTGACACCAAACTCCTTGCAAAAAGAGTGGCCCAATCCTATTTCCAGCAGATCATGTTGGATGGATTTTTCCATGCGGATCCTCATCCTGGTAATATGTATGTTTTAGAGGATAAAGTGGTCTGTTACATTGATTTTGGGATGATGGGTCATATTGATCAGGATTTCATGCAAAACCTGGCTGAACTTTTCATCCAGGTCATAGACTACAAGGTGGATGCCATAATCAACCAGCTGATCTACATGGATGTTATCGATGATTATGTGGATAGAAGTTCCCTTAAAAGGGATATAATGGATATTTTGGACCATTACTATGGGGCGAGTCTTAATGAAATGCACATGGGGAATATACTGAGTGATCTGGCCATACCCCTCATAACCAAATACCAGGCCCGCATCCCACCAGAATTCACACTTATTACCAGGGCAGTAACCTTAATTGAGGAAGTGGCCCACACACTTGACGGGGAATTCGATGCCACCGCCCAGTTCAAGCCAATGGTTCGAAAACTTCTCCTGAAAAAATTCAGTCCCAAAAACATGGCAGATCTGTTCAAAGATAACATGTTTGAGATGGAACATCTGGTAAAAAACCTGCCCCGCAATATTAATCGAATGGTTGCCAAAATCGATAATGGAGAAATAAGGGTTAAGTATTCTGATGAACTTTCTGAGGACATTGAAAGAACCAGCAACAAACTGGTGGTGGCTATAATAATTGCCGCCCTGCTGTTGGGTTCTTCCTGGATAATCCAGATTGACAAGGGGCCCATGGTGTGGGGCATGCCGCTTTTAGGATTTTTAGGATTTGCAGCCAGTGGAGTGCTGGGTTTGAGCCTTATAATTTATATTATCAGTTACAGGAAGATTTAA
- a CDS encoding threonine/serine ThrE exporter family protein, translating into MIPENTLSNVNPSNVSTGPDFPPCLLEFLTELARALTSAGIAVMTIESIIKQICVAYGVKAEAVVDFPTFILIKIADGESKALTVTGQKPGFLPLDQVSRIYELIYQAEKAEITPKDGIKRINEIIGVKHQANYIKHIVGYALYSTGLGLLLLPTINELFFCGVLGAVMGVIVGYSEDKPRFEMVRPVLTAFLVSAVFFFCVKQGIVINSLTILVPSLSYFIPGAFLATGMFELAANNVISGASRLVQGVVILLLLLFGVILGLQVVGLSGKYVVANVAVSLGWWAPYIGILIFTMGLYLLMSIRNKDMPGVLIVLFATFLGQQTGNYLLGGLFGAFVGSCIMTMVGTYLERSKLKTPYSVSIIPAFWILVPGSLGFINLAAFVGQNYSASMANLLLVILTFVAISMGLLMGAVISDPLKIDHSKSNG; encoded by the coding sequence ATGATTCCTGAAAACACTTTGTCAAATGTAAACCCTTCAAATGTTTCAACTGGGCCTGATTTTCCACCATGCCTTCTGGAATTTCTCACAGAGCTAGCCCGGGCTTTGACTTCTGCAGGAATAGCTGTGATGACTATAGAATCAATTATAAAACAGATATGTGTGGCTTATGGTGTTAAAGCAGAAGCAGTAGTGGATTTTCCAACATTTATCCTCATCAAGATCGCAGATGGTGAATCAAAAGCCCTGACAGTCACCGGACAGAAACCAGGATTTCTTCCATTAGATCAGGTTTCAAGAATATACGAACTGATATATCAGGCAGAAAAAGCTGAAATAACTCCAAAAGATGGAATAAAACGTATTAATGAAATAATAGGTGTTAAACATCAGGCTAATTACATCAAACACATAGTGGGATATGCATTGTATTCAACAGGGTTGGGCTTGCTTCTGTTACCAACAATTAATGAACTGTTCTTTTGCGGGGTGCTAGGGGCGGTTATGGGTGTTATTGTGGGTTATTCTGAGGATAAACCCCGGTTTGAAATGGTGCGGCCGGTTTTAACCGCTTTCCTGGTTTCCGCGGTATTCTTTTTCTGTGTGAAACAGGGAATTGTAATTAACTCTTTAACCATTCTGGTGCCTTCACTTTCTTATTTCATCCCTGGGGCATTCTTAGCCACAGGAATGTTTGAACTGGCTGCTAATAACGTTATTTCTGGTGCCAGCCGCCTGGTTCAGGGTGTTGTAATCTTACTACTTCTCTTATTTGGGGTTATACTAGGTTTGCAGGTGGTGGGATTATCTGGAAAATATGTGGTGGCCAATGTGGCAGTTTCCCTCGGTTGGTGGGCACCCTACATCGGAATCCTGATTTTTACCATGGGACTGTATTTGTTGATGTCCATAAGGAACAAAGACATGCCTGGAGTATTAATAGTATTGTTTGCAACGTTTTTAGGGCAGCAAACTGGTAATTATCTGTTAGGGGGTCTTTTTGGAGCATTTGTTGGTTCCTGTATTATGACTATGGTGGGAACTTATCTGGAGCGATCAAAGCTTAAAACACCATATTCTGTATCAATAATACCTGCATTCTGGATTTTAGTCCCGGGGTCTCTTGGATTTATAAATTTAGCAGCATTTGTTGGACAAAATTATTCTGCATCCATGGCTAACTTACTTCTTGTGATATTGACCTTTGTTGCCATATCTATGGGTTTATTAATGGGGGCAGTGATTTCTGATCCTCTGAAAATAGACCACTCCAAATCCAATGGATGA